The Wolbachia endosymbiont of Ctenocephalides felis wCfeT genomic interval TTTACTAATGCTCCAAACATATTATAATACCACAATTACTATCAAATACTATAGCTCAAGAATAGAACTAATGTACTAATAATATTTTAACACAGAATTGCTAATTTTACAAGAAAATATGCCTATAATAGAAAAAAAGCGTGAAAGCTAGAGTTATATAAGTAATATATGAAAAGTATTTTATAAGTGTTATTGTAAAGACTCTTAAAGGTATGTTATGTATATAATCCTCACATACTACTTGCATCCCAAGAACTGCATGCCAAAAAACACAAAACAACAAAACAACAAAAAATAATAACTCTAAAGGGTAATGAATAACTTGCAATAATTTCTCGTTAAAAGGCAAAGAACTATTATTATAAAATGCATAAGAAAACGAATAAATAAACCAAGGAAGCAAAAGCAATAAAATCACCGCTGAAACACGTTGATTCCACCAATGATGTACCGAATTTTCTGACTGACTCATATAATAAACATAAATGCTATGGTAGAACAAAGCAGCATAGCTGCTAGTAATATGGCACTTTTTGATACGTCTGTAATCTCTAAATTAAACCCCATATCCCACAATAAATGACGAATACCATTAAGAAAATGATACGCAAAACTCATAAAGCATACAATATAAGCTAATTTAGCAATAGAAGTAGATAACAATATATTTAAATATTTTACTATAAATAATTTAGGAAAATAAACATGTAATATAAAGTGCCAAGAAAATGCTATTAACAAAAAAAATAACAAAATACCTGTTAACCTATGCATAATAGAAAAGAAAGTAGTAACCTGTATTTTATATATTTGTAAATGCGGAGAAAGTGGCCTATCACTCATAAAGTTCTATCACTAGGAAATTAAATTGAAATAGAGAGATTAAAATAAAGTAGAACTAAAGACAGCAGCATAGTGCACAACAACACTGCTATTAAAAACAGTAAGTTATACACGAAGCCTAAGGAGGTAATCCAGCTGCAGATTCCCCTACTGCTACCTTGTTACGACTTCACCCCAGTCACCGATCCCACTTTAAATAACTCCCTCCTTGCGGTTAGGTCATTAGCTTCGAGTGAAACCAATTCCCATGGCGTGACGGGCAGTGTGTACAAGACCCGAGAACGTATTCACCGTGGCATGCTGATCCACGATTACTAGCGATTCCAACTTCATGCACTCGAGTTGCAGAGTACAATCCGAACTGAGATGGCTTTTAAGGATTAGCTCAGCCTTGCGACTTTGCAGCCCATTGTAGCCACCATTGTAGCACGTGTGTAGCCCACTCCATAAGGGCCATGATGACTTGACATCATCCCCACCTTCCTCCAGTTTATCACTGGCAGTTTCCTTAAAGTCCCCAGCATGACCTGATGGTAACTAAGGATGAGGGTTGCGCTCGTTGCGGGACTTAACCCAACATCTCACGACACGAGCTGACGACAGCCATGCAACACCTGTGTGAAATCCGGCCGAACCGACCCTATCCCTTCGAATAGGTATGATTTCCATGTCAAGGAGTGGTAAGGTTTTTCGCGTTGCATCGAATTAAACCACATGCTCCACCGCTTGTGCGGGTCCCCGTCAATTCCTTTGAGTTTTAATCTTGCGACCGTAGTCCCCAGGCGAAATGTTTAACGCGTTAGCTGTAATACAGAAAGTAAACTTCCCATATTTAACATTCATCGTTTACAGCGTGGACTACCAGGGTATCTAATCCTGTTTGCTCCCCACGCCTTCGCGCCTCAGCGTCAGATTTGAACCAGATAGACGCCTTCGCCACTGGTGTTCCTCCTAATATTTACGAATTTCACCTCTACACTAGGAATTCCTCTATCCTCTTTCAATCTCTAGATTAGCAGTTTTAAAAGCAATTCCAAGGTTGAGCCTTGGGATTTCACTTTTAACTTACTAATCAGCCTACGCGCCCTTTACGCCCAATGATTCCGAATAACGCTAGCCCTCTCCGTATTACCGCGGCTGCTGGCACGGAGTTAGCCAGGACTTCTTCTGTGAGTACCGTCATTATCTTCCTCACTAAAAGAGCTTTACAACCCGAAGGCCTTCTTCACTCATGCGGCATGGCTGGATCAGGCTTTCGCCCATTGTCCAATATTCCCCACTGCTGCCTCCCGTAGGAGTCTGGACCGTATCTCAGTTCCAGTGTGGCTGATCATCCTCTCAGATCAGCTATAGATCATTGCCTTGGTAAGCTTTTACCCTACCAACTAGCTAATCTAATATAGGCTCATCTAATAGCAATAAATCTTTCCCCCGTAGGGCGTATACGGTATTAGTTGCCGTTTCCAACAATTATTCCGTACTACTAGGTAGATTCCTATACATTACTCACCCGTCTGCCACTAAGTTAAATCGTAGCAAGCTACAATATAACTCCGTTCAACTTGCATGTGTTAGGCCTGCCGCCAGCGTTCATTCTGAGCCAGGATCAAACTCTCAAATTTAAGAATTCAACCTATAAATAGGTTGAGGGTACATCGGATAAATCCGACAAAAAAATAATTTAGCTTTATACTGCTGTCTTTACTTCTACTTTTTAGAAATATTTTAATCTCCAACTATTCAAACAACTTTGAAGATATTATTATATGATATCATTACCCTGTCAATATGTTTTTGCAAATCAAAAAGGATTAATGTATAAAATATACATATTAAAAACATTTTATCATGAAAAAGTACATTTTTCTAGCTGCATTATTACCAATGTTAGCACTATATTTGTTAAGTAATATTAGTAATACAGAACAATCTACAGTTGCTGGTGACAAGTTTTATAGAATGCTGTTCTTGAAGGATGATAAGTTACCGTTAGAAGAAATAGACTCAAATTGGAAATATCTGGCAAGTTTTGAGCAAGCTACTTCAAATTCAACGTCAGAAGACATAGCACACACTTACAGCAGTATAGCAAATGGCAAAGAAGTGCCTGATGTTTTACGTGAATTAGCACAATATTTAGAAGTAATGAATTCATTCCATCGGAATAACAATGAAATTGATAATGACAAAATTAATAATTTACAATCAAGCTCAGTTTACCCTTACTCAAGTAAAGAAGCTATTGCTATAGCAAAAATACGCAATAGTGATATTACAGGTGCCGTGGAGATACTACATTCACTATTAAATGATAGAAAATGCCCTACTCTAATAAAGGCAAATGCACAAGAATTGTTAAGAATATACGACAATTAAGCGTTACTCTTGATTATAGCTAGTCACTAGTCAGCACACTAATTATAAACGAGTCTATATTACCA includes:
- the sdhD gene encoding succinate dehydrogenase, hydrophobic membrane anchor protein, whose protein sequence is MSQSENSVHHWWNQRVSAVILLLLLPWFIYSFSYAFYNNSSLPFNEKLLQVIHYPLELLFFVVLLFCVFWHAVLGMQVVCEDYIHNIPLRVFTITLIKYFSYITYITLAFTLFFYYRHIFL
- the sdhC gene encoding succinate dehydrogenase, cytochrome b556 subunit, whose product is MSDRPLSPHLQIYKIQVTTFFSIMHRLTGILLFFLLIAFSWHFILHVYFPKLFIVKYLNILLSTSIAKLAYIVCFMSFAYHFLNGIRHLLWDMGFNLEITDVSKSAILLAAMLLCSTIAFMFII